A stretch of the Marivirga tractuosa DSM 4126 genome encodes the following:
- a CDS encoding protein-disulfide reductase DsbD family protein, producing the protein MRYLVYSLLLVGLFLQNTFAQVIKPISWESSILEEDLEVGDTATLSFRAEIDENWYLYSSDFDPDLGPMLTEFEFVKDDSYQLVDSIIPINPSEGYDEIWEGDYTYFKGKGEFQQKVIIKQVPFKIKTSNSYQVCSDVDGKCIPFSDDFAFGEKIKSAGTSEVDQKDKASTSDKSEKEGKKKLIDLQQKDSNSPYSLLGFMVVAFLAGLAALLTPCVFPMIPMTVTFFTGKAKNRAGAIRQAVIYGLSIIVIYVVAGTIIAVINGPEFANWLSTHWIPNVFFFLVFFIFALSFLGLFEINLPSSFVNKVDAKADKGGLGGVFFMAFTLVLVSFSCTGPIVGSILVESAGGMVIKPLMGMFAFSLAFAIPFTLFAIFPEWLNNLPKSGGWLNSVKVVLGFLELALGLKFLSIADQVYHWGILDRDIYLVLWIVIFAMLGLYLLGKLRLPGDSPIEKLSVGRLMLSLVTFSFVLYMIPGLFGAPLKALSGYLPPMSSHDFDLPTLIRENSGGSGVISAEDQLCEEPLYGDMLHFPHGIKGYFDYEQALACAKEQGKPIFVDFTGHGCVNCREMEARVWSDPKVLSRLKNDYVMLALYVDEKTELPEKDWYTSEYDGKVKKSIGKQNADFQITRFNNNAQPYYVLLDTNGELLIEPIAYERSISKFVDFLDEGKEKFEAKNRP; encoded by the coding sequence ATGAGATATTTAGTTTACAGTCTACTTTTAGTAGGTTTATTTTTGCAAAACACTTTTGCTCAAGTTATTAAACCCATCAGTTGGGAAAGCTCGATTTTAGAAGAAGATTTAGAAGTAGGCGATACGGCTACGCTATCTTTCCGAGCAGAAATAGATGAAAATTGGTATTTATACTCATCGGATTTTGATCCAGATTTGGGACCAATGCTCACTGAATTCGAATTCGTAAAGGACGATTCTTATCAATTGGTTGATAGCATTATTCCAATCAATCCTTCCGAAGGCTATGATGAAATTTGGGAAGGAGACTACACTTATTTCAAAGGAAAAGGAGAGTTTCAGCAAAAAGTAATCATAAAACAAGTTCCCTTTAAAATTAAAACTAGCAATAGCTATCAAGTCTGTTCAGATGTAGATGGTAAATGTATTCCTTTCAGTGATGATTTTGCTTTCGGTGAAAAAATTAAATCTGCTGGCACTTCAGAAGTTGACCAAAAAGACAAAGCATCAACCAGCGATAAATCCGAAAAAGAAGGTAAAAAAAAACTAATTGATCTTCAGCAAAAAGACTCAAACTCCCCGTATTCTCTTTTAGGTTTTATGGTGGTGGCTTTTTTAGCCGGTTTAGCCGCGCTATTAACGCCTTGTGTATTCCCCATGATTCCTATGACGGTTACCTTTTTTACCGGAAAGGCTAAAAACAGAGCAGGAGCTATTCGTCAGGCAGTAATTTATGGGTTATCAATTATTGTTATTTACGTGGTTGCAGGAACCATTATTGCGGTTATCAACGGCCCTGAATTTGCCAATTGGCTGAGTACTCATTGGATTCCAAATGTATTTTTCTTTTTAGTATTCTTCATTTTTGCACTTTCCTTTTTAGGTTTATTTGAAATCAATTTACCTTCAAGTTTTGTCAATAAAGTCGATGCTAAAGCTGATAAAGGTGGTTTGGGAGGCGTTTTCTTTATGGCTTTTACTTTGGTTTTGGTGTCATTTAGCTGTACTGGCCCAATCGTTGGAAGTATTTTAGTTGAATCCGCTGGCGGTATGGTGATCAAACCACTAATGGGAATGTTTGCCTTTAGTTTGGCCTTTGCAATCCCTTTTACACTTTTTGCTATTTTCCCTGAGTGGCTGAATAATTTACCAAAATCAGGTGGATGGCTAAATTCAGTAAAAGTAGTGCTAGGATTTTTAGAATTGGCTTTAGGATTGAAATTTTTAAGCATAGCCGATCAGGTTTATCATTGGGGGATCTTAGACAGAGATATCTATTTAGTGCTTTGGATTGTCATTTTTGCAATGCTTGGGCTTTATTTATTAGGGAAATTAAGATTGCCTGGAGACAGCCCAATTGAAAAACTATCAGTAGGAAGATTGATGCTGAGCTTAGTGACTTTCAGCTTCGTCTTATATATGATTCCAGGATTATTTGGGGCTCCCTTAAAAGCACTTTCGGGCTATCTTCCGCCTATGAGCTCTCATGATTTTGATCTGCCTACACTCATTCGAGAAAATAGTGGAGGCTCAGGAGTCATAAGTGCTGAAGATCAATTATGCGAAGAACCGTTATATGGAGATATGCTACATTTTCCACATGGAATTAAAGGCTATTTCGATTATGAGCAAGCCTTAGCTTGTGCAAAAGAGCAAGGAAAACCTATTTTCGTGGATTTCACCGGTCATGGTTGCGTAAACTGCCGTGAAATGGAAGCCAGAGTTTGGTCAGATCCAAAAGTGTTAAGCCGATTGAAAAACGATTATGTGATGTTGGCTTTATATGTTGATGAAAAGACTGAACTACCTGAAAAGGATTGGTATACCAGCGAATATGATGGAAAAGTAAAGAAATCTATTGGCAAGCAAAACGCAGATTTTCAGATTACACGATTTAACAATAATGCACAGCCCTATTATGTTCTGTTGGATACAAATGGTGAATTATTGATTGAGCCAATCGCTTATGAAAGAAGTATCAGCAAGTTTGTAGATTTTCTTGATGAAGGAAAAGAAAAGTTCGAAGCTAAAAACAGGCCTTAA
- a CDS encoding lytic transglycosylase domain-containing protein, whose amino-acid sequence MTDSKFALYISIASLVTFLVVVIYGNQNQVETHKPVLEPTDPIAFTNAKTIPLPERIDLAGEKVPLHVDDVKERLDKELHINSYWHNNTIFLFKRANRWFPIIEPILKKNGIPDDFKYLALIESGLENVTSYAGAVGFWQILKSTGKEYGLEINRDVDERYHPVLSTEAACKYFKRSYEKFGNWTLVAASYNRGMRGMQNALDHQKVDNYYDLMLNDETSRYVFRILAIKQIFESPKDYGLNILKEHLYKPYVYRYDTVRNSTDWVDYAKEQNTTYKTLRIYNPWIQDEDIRIGRNESYVVSLPAKN is encoded by the coding sequence ATGACAGACAGTAAATTTGCACTTTATATTTCAATAGCATCATTAGTAACTTTTTTAGTAGTGGTTATTTATGGGAACCAAAACCAAGTGGAAACACATAAGCCCGTTTTGGAGCCCACAGACCCTATCGCTTTTACAAATGCTAAAACAATTCCTCTACCTGAAAGAATTGACTTAGCAGGTGAAAAAGTTCCCTTGCATGTAGATGATGTTAAAGAGCGATTGGACAAAGAGCTTCATATTAATTCATACTGGCATAACAATACTATTTTTCTTTTTAAAAGAGCTAATCGCTGGTTTCCAATTATTGAACCTATTTTAAAGAAAAATGGAATCCCTGATGATTTCAAATATTTAGCCCTGATTGAAAGTGGTTTGGAAAATGTCACAAGCTATGCTGGAGCAGTAGGTTTTTGGCAGATTTTAAAAAGTACTGGTAAGGAATACGGACTAGAAATAAATAGAGATGTAGACGAAAGATATCATCCAGTTTTATCCACGGAAGCAGCTTGCAAGTACTTCAAAAGGTCATATGAAAAATTTGGCAACTGGACATTAGTTGCGGCTTCCTACAATAGAGGAATGCGCGGAATGCAAAATGCTTTAGATCATCAAAAAGTAGATAATTATTATGATTTAATGTTGAATGATGAGACTTCTCGCTATGTTTTTAGAATTTTGGCTATCAAGCAAATATTTGAAAGCCCAAAAGACTATGGGCTGAATATTCTTAAAGAACATTTGTATAAGCCTTATGTCTATCGCTACGATACAGTTCGTAACTCAACAGATTGGGTTGATTATGCCAAAGAACAAAACACAACTTATAAAACTTTAAGAATCTATAATCCTTGGATTCAAGATGAAGACATCAGGATAGGCAGAAATGAATCTTACGTAGTGAGTTTACCAGCAAAAAATTAG
- a CDS encoding ABC transporter ATP-binding protein: protein MAKRRKSEPLNEEEKKPLNKENFKKLTGVFQFIKPYKGYFIAGLFFLLISSTTLLGFPYVMGKLVDVAQGKTSGIFTELNTVAFILIGILAVQSFFSFFRVYLFAQVSERAMADMRAKLYTKLMSLPMAFYDKSRVGELVSRITSDVSLLQDTFSVTLAEFIRQISTLIIGAAIIFYFTPKLALFMIATFPVLVIAAMVFGRFIRKLSKKTQSELASANVIVEETLQSINIVKAFTSELTEVLRYRKSLDKVVKVALKSATFRGAFISFIIFAMFGGIVAVLWYGASLVQEGSMSVGDLLSFVLYTTFIGGSIAGLGDLYGQIQKAIGASERVMEILQEEEEFKIEEKEKIHLQGAIRFENVQFSYPSRKDVQVLKGLNLTVGAGEKVALVGHSGAGKSTIIQLLMRFYPLNSGQIKVDDQNIDSLSITGYRQNIGIVPQEIILFGGSIRENIAYGKPEATDDEIIAAAEKANAWLFIKDFPEGLDTLVGERGVKLSGGQRQRIAIARAILKDPKILILDEATSSLDAESENLVQQALDELMKDRTTIIIAHRLGTIRKVDKIFVLNEGQITEQGTHQELLESENGTYSNLVKLQLQD from the coding sequence ATGGCAAAAAGAAGAAAGAGCGAACCGCTTAATGAGGAAGAGAAAAAGCCACTCAATAAAGAAAATTTTAAAAAGCTTACGGGAGTTTTTCAGTTTATAAAGCCCTACAAAGGGTATTTTATAGCTGGATTATTTTTCCTTCTAATATCCAGTACAACACTTTTAGGTTTTCCTTATGTGATGGGAAAGTTGGTAGATGTAGCGCAGGGAAAAACCTCTGGCATTTTTACCGAACTCAATACGGTGGCTTTTATCCTGATTGGAATTCTAGCAGTACAAAGTTTCTTTTCATTTTTCAGAGTATATCTTTTTGCTCAAGTTAGTGAAAGAGCAATGGCTGACATGAGAGCTAAGCTCTATACTAAATTAATGAGCTTACCAATGGCTTTTTATGATAAAAGCCGCGTTGGGGAATTAGTTAGCCGAATTACATCCGATGTTTCTTTACTGCAAGATACTTTTTCAGTAACACTAGCGGAATTTATTAGGCAAATCTCTACATTAATTATAGGTGCAGCAATCATATTCTATTTCACCCCTAAGTTGGCACTTTTCATGATTGCAACCTTTCCAGTATTGGTAATAGCTGCTATGGTTTTTGGAAGATTTATCCGTAAGCTTTCCAAAAAAACACAATCAGAGTTAGCTTCTGCAAATGTTATTGTGGAAGAGACTTTGCAATCCATCAATATTGTAAAAGCCTTTACCAGTGAATTAACTGAAGTTTTGAGATATCGAAAATCACTTGACAAAGTAGTGAAAGTAGCTTTGAAGTCCGCAACCTTCAGAGGAGCATTTATCTCATTCATTATTTTTGCCATGTTTGGTGGAATAGTAGCTGTTTTATGGTATGGTGCCAGCTTAGTGCAAGAAGGAAGTATGAGCGTTGGTGACTTGCTAAGTTTTGTACTGTATACAACTTTTATAGGTGGCTCAATTGCTGGACTGGGTGATTTATACGGTCAAATTCAAAAAGCAATTGGTGCTTCAGAAAGAGTGATGGAAATATTGCAAGAGGAAGAAGAATTTAAAATAGAAGAAAAAGAAAAAATACATTTACAAGGAGCAATCCGATTTGAAAATGTTCAATTTTCATATCCTTCTCGTAAGGATGTTCAAGTATTGAAAGGCTTGAATTTAACTGTTGGGGCTGGTGAAAAAGTAGCACTTGTTGGACATAGCGGAGCTGGAAAATCTACAATTATTCAATTACTAATGCGGTTTTATCCATTAAACTCTGGTCAAATTAAGGTGGATGATCAGAATATTGATTCCTTGTCGATTACTGGCTATAGACAAAATATAGGCATAGTACCCCAGGAGATTATATTATTTGGAGGTTCTATCCGTGAAAATATTGCCTATGGAAAGCCTGAAGCTACCGATGATGAAATTATTGCTGCTGCAGAAAAAGCTAATGCATGGTTGTTCATAAAAGATTTTCCTGAAGGATTGGACACTTTGGTGGGTGAAAGGGGCGTTAAGTTATCTGGAGGACAAAGACAGCGAATAGCCATTGCCCGAGCGATCTTGAAAGACCCAAAAATCTTAATTTTGGATGAAGCGACCTCCTCCTTAGATGCTGAATCTGAAAACTTGGTTCAACAGGCCTTAGATGAGTTGATGAAAGATAGAACTACCATTATTATTGCACATCGATTAGGAACTATTCGTAAAGTGGATAAGATCTTTGTATTGAATGAAGGGCAAATCACTGAACAAGGTACGCACCAAGAACTATTGGAATCCGAAAATGGAACATATAGTAACCTAGTTAAACTTCAGTTACAAGACTAA
- a CDS encoding lysophospholipid acyltransferase family protein has product MKVKYYFLKAIFWLLSKIPFWFYHGLSTLIGFLFIKTKIYRYKVVMDNLRKSFPEKSEKEIQKIANKFYYHFSDLLIESIKAFGFSQSTIKKRYKINPNPAVQKLLDEKQNITMILPHFANWEWAAQGFNFMVERNQPLVLIMYKPLKDKVMDKLMKDNRTRFPGNYLFPKNNATREVLAHQDEHYLLGFAADQSPANVYNSYWMNFLGRETGVFFGVEKFSKKFDLAPVYAHVKKMGRSRFEIDLEVITDSPKETPYGYITEKHMRLLEADIYKSPHLWLWTHKRWKRGKPADYEQKRPQQQ; this is encoded by the coding sequence ATGAAGGTTAAATACTATTTTTTAAAAGCTATTTTTTGGCTGTTGAGTAAAATTCCATTTTGGTTTTATCACGGCCTATCAACTCTGATTGGATTTCTATTTATAAAAACTAAGATCTATCGATACAAAGTAGTGATGGACAATTTGAGGAAATCTTTTCCTGAAAAATCAGAAAAGGAGATCCAGAAAATCGCCAATAAATTTTATTACCATTTCTCAGATTTGCTGATTGAGAGCATTAAAGCATTTGGTTTTTCTCAAAGCACTATTAAAAAAAGGTATAAAATCAATCCTAACCCTGCAGTACAAAAACTATTGGACGAAAAGCAAAATATCACTATGATACTTCCACATTTTGCTAATTGGGAGTGGGCTGCACAAGGATTTAACTTTATGGTAGAAAGAAATCAGCCTTTAGTCTTGATAATGTATAAGCCTTTGAAAGATAAGGTAATGGATAAATTAATGAAGGACAATAGGACTCGCTTCCCTGGAAATTATCTGTTTCCAAAAAACAATGCTACTCGTGAGGTTCTTGCTCATCAAGATGAACATTATCTCTTGGGTTTTGCTGCAGATCAGTCTCCAGCTAATGTTTATAACTCTTATTGGATGAATTTTTTGGGTAGAGAAACGGGTGTATTCTTCGGTGTCGAAAAATTCAGTAAGAAATTTGATCTGGCTCCCGTGTACGCACATGTTAAAAAAATGGGTCGTTCAAGATTTGAGATTGACTTGGAGGTTATTACAGATAGTCCAAAAGAAACACCTTATGGCTACATTACCGAAAAACATATGCGGCTATTAGAGGCTGACATATATAAAAGCCCTCATCTATGGCTTTGGACTCATAAAAGATGGAAACGAGGCAAACCTGCTGATTATGAGCAAAAAAGACCTCAACAACAATAA
- a CDS encoding potassium channel family protein, translated as MTSILLGSLGYMLIEGYGFRDGVYMSVITFSTVGFKEVQPLSDQGKLFTVFYIIINLGLFAYTASVISSYLFEGRFKEIYKTYTDKKALKKLKNHIIICGFGKNGEIAGTGLIKSQKELLFIEKNADLINSYNNEKGYQFLHGDAVLESVLMEAGVEKASTIITTLPSDADNVFITLTAKELNPQIQIIAKATERNTEKKLRRAGADHVVMPDRVGGSYMASLVTRPSVVQFLEILNGDHDSEYSLEEINHNLLKDKFKNLSLGEMDVKNKTGATVLAFKDKEKGFVFNPNSEVVCDEGDVIILLGDKKSLKAFKEEFVE; from the coding sequence ATGACCAGTATATTACTCGGGAGTTTGGGTTATATGCTTATTGAAGGTTATGGCTTCAGAGATGGGGTGTACATGTCTGTTATTACTTTTTCTACAGTAGGGTTTAAAGAAGTTCAACCTTTAAGTGATCAGGGGAAACTATTTACGGTATTTTATATTATCATAAATTTAGGTTTATTTGCTTATACAGCATCCGTTATTTCTTCTTACTTATTTGAAGGACGTTTTAAAGAGATTTATAAAACTTATACTGATAAAAAGGCATTGAAAAAATTGAAGAATCATATTATCATTTGTGGTTTTGGCAAAAATGGAGAGATTGCTGGCACTGGATTGATTAAATCTCAAAAGGAGTTATTGTTTATTGAAAAAAATGCCGATTTAATCAATAGTTATAATAATGAAAAAGGATATCAATTTCTGCACGGAGATGCAGTCTTAGAGTCGGTTTTGATGGAGGCCGGAGTTGAAAAAGCAAGTACCATTATTACTACCTTACCCAGTGACGCAGACAATGTTTTTATAACCTTAACTGCCAAAGAATTAAATCCGCAGATTCAAATTATAGCCAAAGCAACCGAAAGAAATACAGAAAAGAAACTCAGAAGAGCTGGAGCTGATCATGTGGTGATGCCCGATAGAGTGGGCGGTTCTTATATGGCTTCTTTGGTTACCAGACCAAGTGTAGTGCAGTTTTTGGAAATACTCAATGGTGATCATGATTCAGAATATTCATTGGAAGAAATTAATCACAATTTGCTAAAGGATAAATTCAAAAATCTTTCATTAGGAGAAATGGATGTGAAAAATAAAACTGGCGCAACTGTTCTAGCCTTTAAAGATAAAGAAAAAGGCTTTGTATTTAATCCTAATTCTGAAGTGGTATGTGATGAAGGCGATGTTATTATTTTATTGGGAGATAAAAAGTCATTAAAGGCTTTTAAAGAGGAGTTTGTCGAATAA
- a CDS encoding LOG family protein, which translates to MSESNKEDKLELNKIRKAFKDRDWNEIKSSDSWAIFKIMSEFVDGFEKLAKIGPCVSVFGSARTKPDHPYYKIAEEVAAKLVRHGYGVITGGGPGIMEAGNKGAKSENGKSVGLNIVLPFEQFNNIYIDPDKLITFDYFFVRKVMFVKYAQGFVVMPGGFGTMDELFEALTLIQTHKIGRFPIVLVGKKFWSGLIDWIKDTLIEAENNVSPEDMDLFTVVDTPTEAVKVIDNFYSQFMLSPNF; encoded by the coding sequence ATGAGCGAATCAAATAAAGAAGATAAACTAGAATTAAATAAGATAAGAAAGGCTTTTAAAGACAGAGATTGGAACGAAATCAAAAGCTCCGACTCGTGGGCAATTTTCAAAATCATGTCTGAATTTGTAGACGGATTTGAAAAATTAGCAAAAATTGGCCCTTGCGTTTCTGTATTCGGTTCTGCCAGAACTAAACCTGATCATCCTTATTATAAAATTGCAGAGGAAGTAGCTGCTAAACTAGTTCGTCATGGCTACGGTGTTATTACAGGTGGTGGCCCAGGTATTATGGAAGCTGGAAACAAAGGAGCTAAAAGTGAAAACGGAAAATCCGTTGGTTTAAACATTGTCCTTCCTTTTGAGCAATTCAACAATATCTATATCGATCCAGATAAATTAATCACTTTCGATTACTTCTTTGTAAGGAAAGTAATGTTTGTGAAATATGCACAAGGTTTTGTGGTAATGCCTGGTGGTTTTGGCACTATGGATGAACTATTTGAAGCTTTAACCCTTATCCAAACTCATAAAATCGGTCGATTCCCAATTGTGTTGGTTGGTAAAAAATTCTGGTCTGGTTTAATTGATTGGATCAAAGATACCTTAATAGAGGCGGAAAATAATGTCAGCCCTGAAGATATGGATTTGTTTACCGTGGTGGATACCCCAACAGAAGCAGTAAAAGTTATTGATAATTTCTATTCTCAATTCATGCTTTCTCCAAACTTCTAA
- a CDS encoding DUF427 domain-containing protein, with protein sequence MKAIWNNQVVAESDDTIVIEGNHYFPPESIKDEYFEKTDYHTVCPWKGTASYYSLKVDGKENKDAAWYYPDTKEMAKKFESYVAFWKGVEVME encoded by the coding sequence ATGAAAGCAATTTGGAACAATCAAGTAGTAGCGGAAAGTGATGACACAATTGTTATAGAAGGAAATCATTATTTTCCTCCTGAGTCAATCAAAGATGAGTATTTTGAAAAGACAGATTATCATACTGTTTGTCCTTGGAAAGGGACTGCTTCTTATTACAGCCTAAAAGTGGATGGCAAAGAAAATAAAGATGCCGCATGGTATTATCCTGACACTAAGGAAATGGCCAAGAAATTTGAGAGTTATGTTGCTTTTTGGAAAGGGGTTGAAGTAATGGAATAG